One part of the Tunicatimonas pelagia genome encodes these proteins:
- the scpA gene encoding methylmalonyl-CoA mutase, protein MKPDFQKYQAKPVRLSPRAVSSKASGKALPSVFYQSDVDELNHLGFVAGIPPYLRGPYASMYVTRPWTIRQYAGFSTATESNEFYRKNLAAGQRGLSVAFDLPTHRGYDSDHPRVTGDVGKAGVAIDTVEDMKVLFDQIPLDQMSVSMTMNGAVIPIMAFYIVAAEEQGVKPEQLKGTIQNDILKEFMVRNTYIYPPAPSLKIIADIFAYTAQHMPKFNSISISGYHMHEAGAPADLELAYTLADGLEYVQTGLKAGLAIDDFAPRLSFFWGIGMNFFTEIAKLRAGRLLWAELMKPFNPQNPKSMALRTHCQTSGYSLTEQDPFNNVARTCLEALAAVFGGTQSLHTNSLDEAIALPTEFSARIARNTQLFLQEELTITPVIDPWGGSYYVESLTGKLVEQAWGHLEEIKGLGGMAKAIEQGVPKLKIEEAAAKKQARIDAGEEVIVGVNRFQVNEGSDTGFDVREVDNEQVRSEQLARLNAVKDSRNNEKVRSALTSLENAAETGEGNLLELAVVAARERATLGEISSAMEKVFRRFQATSQTVQGVYAKEIAMNEDFIKARQLSDQFAELDGRRPRILVAKMGQDGHDRGAKVIATSFADLGFDVDIGPLFQTPEEVARQAAENDVHVVGISSLAGAHKGLVPELIEELKKIDRDDIGIIVGGVIPSKDYDFLYEVGVLGIFGPGTVIAQAAQDILQKLMNEIL, encoded by the coding sequence ATGAAGCCAGATTTCCAAAAATACCAAGCGAAACCAGTACGACTTTCCCCTCGGGCAGTTTCGTCAAAAGCCTCAGGAAAAGCACTGCCCTCAGTTTTCTACCAGTCTGACGTAGATGAGTTAAACCACCTGGGGTTTGTAGCCGGAATTCCACCCTACCTACGGGGGCCTTACGCCTCCATGTATGTAACCCGCCCCTGGACCATCCGACAGTACGCGGGTTTCTCTACTGCTACTGAATCGAACGAGTTTTATCGTAAAAATCTGGCCGCTGGGCAACGAGGTTTGTCGGTAGCTTTTGATCTACCTACTCATCGGGGTTACGATTCGGATCATCCGCGCGTAACGGGTGATGTGGGAAAAGCGGGAGTAGCCATTGATACAGTAGAGGATATGAAGGTATTGTTCGATCAAATACCACTCGATCAAATGTCGGTCTCTATGACTATGAACGGGGCGGTAATTCCAATTATGGCGTTTTATATTGTAGCGGCGGAAGAGCAGGGCGTGAAGCCCGAACAACTCAAAGGAACTATTCAGAACGATATTCTGAAGGAGTTCATGGTGCGAAATACGTACATTTACCCCCCTGCGCCCTCGCTGAAGATTATCGCTGATATCTTTGCCTATACCGCTCAACATATGCCTAAGTTCAATTCAATTAGTATCAGCGGTTACCATATGCATGAAGCTGGTGCTCCGGCCGATTTAGAGTTGGCCTACACTTTAGCCGATGGGTTGGAGTATGTGCAAACCGGACTGAAAGCAGGTTTAGCAATTGACGATTTTGCTCCTCGTTTGTCATTCTTCTGGGGAATTGGTATGAACTTTTTCACGGAGATTGCCAAATTACGGGCTGGTAGATTACTGTGGGCCGAACTGATGAAGCCATTCAATCCGCAGAATCCTAAATCGATGGCACTGCGTACGCATTGTCAAACCTCGGGCTATAGTCTCACCGAGCAAGACCCGTTTAATAACGTGGCTCGAACCTGCCTGGAAGCTTTAGCTGCTGTCTTTGGTGGAACCCAGTCGCTGCATACTAACTCACTAGACGAAGCTATTGCCTTGCCTACCGAGTTTTCGGCTCGGATTGCTCGTAATACTCAGCTTTTCTTGCAGGAAGAATTAACTATCACTCCGGTGATTGATCCTTGGGGAGGTTCTTACTACGTTGAATCCCTCACAGGAAAGTTAGTAGAACAAGCGTGGGGGCATCTGGAAGAAATAAAAGGCTTAGGCGGAATGGCAAAGGCCATTGAGCAAGGAGTTCCTAAACTTAAAATAGAAGAAGCAGCGGCTAAAAAGCAAGCGCGGATTGATGCCGGTGAAGAGGTTATTGTGGGAGTGAATCGTTTTCAGGTTAACGAAGGCAGCGATACAGGATTTGATGTGCGGGAAGTGGATAATGAGCAGGTGCGTTCCGAGCAGCTAGCACGGTTGAATGCAGTAAAAGATAGCCGCAATAACGAAAAGGTACGAAGCGCGCTCACATCCCTGGAAAATGCGGCTGAAACCGGAGAAGGGAATCTGCTGGAGCTGGCAGTGGTAGCCGCTCGGGAACGAGCTACACTGGGAGAAATATCGAGTGCTATGGAAAAAGTTTTTAGGCGGTTTCAGGCTACTTCTCAAACTGTACAGGGCGTATACGCTAAAGAAATTGCTATGAACGAAGACTTTATAAAAGCCCGACAACTATCCGATCAATTTGCTGAACTAGATGGGCGACGCCCCCGAATCTTAGTGGCTAAGATGGGGCAAGACGGGCACGACCGAGGGGCGAAGGTTATCGCTACTAGTTTCGCTGATTTGGGCTTCGACGTTGATATTGGTCCGCTCTTTCAGACCCCCGAAGAAGTAGCCCGGCAGGCGGCCGAAAACGATGTGCACGTAGTTGGAATTTCTAGTTTGGCTGGAGCCCACAAGGGGCTTGTTCCTGAACTAATAGAAGAACTTAAGAAGATTGATCGGGATGATATTGGCATCATTGTGGGCGGAGTAATTCCTTCGAAGGATTACGATTTTCTCTACGAAGTAGGAGTGCTGGGAATATTTGGACCAGGAACAGTAATTGCTCAGGCCGCTCAGGATATTCTACAAAAACTAATGAATGAAATCTTGTGA
- a CDS encoding aconitate hydratase, protein MAFDLDMIKDVYTQMGERVSKAREIVGRPLTLAEKILYSHLYQGNPTEAYERGGSYVDFKPDRVAMQDATAQMALLQFMQAGKEQTAVPSTVHCDHLIQAEVGAEEDLEKAISTNKEVYDFLSSVSNKYGIGFWKPGAGIIHQVVLENYAFPGGMMIGTDSHTPNAGGLGMIAIGVGGADAVDVMAGMPWELKMPKLIGVRLTGRLSGWTSAKDVILKVAGILTVKGGTGAIVEYFGDGADAISCTGKGTICNMGAEIGATTSLFHYSHKMKDYLEATERADIAAEAEKVKDHLRADQEVIDNPDEYFDQVIEINLSELEPHVNGPFTPDLAWPISKLAEAAKEHQWPEKIEVGLIGSCTNSSYEDITRSASIAQQAADKNIKAKSEFTITPGSEQVRFTAERDGLLDVFDSIGGVVLANACGPCIGQWARHSDDPDKKNTIVTSFNRNFAKRNDGNPNTHSFVTSPELTTALAIAGTLKFNPLTDKLKNEDGEEVMLEEPQGIELPPNGFGVEDAGYQAPAEDGSDVDVVVKDDSERLQILTPFDGWDGDNITGMRLLLKAYGKCTTDHISMAGPWLRFRGHLDNISNNCFIGAINAYNKEANKVKNQLTGEYGEVPATARAYKAEGIPQIVVGDDNYGEGSSREHAAMEPRHLGVRVVLVKSFARIHETNLKKQGVLGLTFANPEDYDKVQEDDTVETVDLDQFAPGKQITLKFTHADGSEDLIKTNHTYNENQIEWFKSGSALNLIRKLEGKS, encoded by the coding sequence ATGGCATTTGATCTGGATATGATTAAAGACGTTTACACCCAAATGGGTGAACGCGTCAGTAAGGCTCGTGAGATCGTAGGACGACCACTCACCTTAGCCGAAAAAATATTATACAGTCACCTTTATCAAGGTAACCCTACCGAAGCTTACGAGCGCGGAGGCTCTTACGTAGATTTTAAACCCGACCGGGTAGCTATGCAAGACGCTACGGCTCAAATGGCTCTTCTTCAATTTATGCAGGCAGGAAAAGAGCAAACGGCTGTTCCTTCTACTGTCCATTGCGACCACCTGATTCAGGCAGAAGTGGGTGCCGAGGAGGATTTGGAAAAAGCAATCTCTACCAACAAAGAAGTTTACGATTTTCTTTCTTCAGTTTCTAACAAATACGGTATTGGCTTCTGGAAGCCAGGGGCAGGAATTATTCATCAGGTAGTACTGGAAAACTACGCTTTCCCCGGAGGAATGATGATTGGTACGGACTCCCACACTCCAAACGCAGGTGGTTTGGGAATGATCGCTATCGGAGTGGGTGGAGCTGACGCCGTAGACGTAATGGCGGGAATGCCCTGGGAGCTAAAAATGCCTAAGCTAATTGGAGTAAGACTTACTGGGCGACTTAGCGGTTGGACTTCGGCTAAAGATGTCATTCTGAAAGTAGCCGGAATCCTGACAGTAAAGGGAGGAACCGGAGCCATTGTAGAGTACTTTGGCGATGGTGCTGATGCTATCTCTTGCACTGGTAAAGGAACCATCTGTAATATGGGCGCAGAAATCGGGGCGACCACTTCTCTATTCCACTATTCCCATAAAATGAAAGACTACTTGGAGGCGACCGAGCGAGCCGATATAGCTGCTGAAGCTGAAAAGGTAAAAGACCACCTCCGGGCTGACCAAGAAGTGATTGATAATCCGGATGAATACTTCGATCAGGTAATTGAAATCAATCTTTCAGAACTGGAGCCCCACGTGAATGGCCCCTTCACCCCAGATTTGGCCTGGCCTATTTCTAAGCTGGCCGAAGCTGCTAAGGAACACCAGTGGCCAGAAAAAATTGAAGTGGGTCTCATTGGTTCTTGTACCAACTCATCGTACGAAGACATCACCCGTTCTGCTTCTATTGCCCAGCAAGCCGCTGATAAAAATATCAAAGCTAAATCAGAATTCACCATCACTCCGGGTTCTGAGCAGGTGCGGTTTACCGCTGAGCGTGATGGATTATTGGATGTATTTGATAGCATCGGTGGAGTGGTTCTTGCCAATGCCTGCGGCCCTTGTATCGGACAATGGGCTCGCCACAGCGATGATCCAGATAAGAAAAATACCATTGTGACTTCCTTCAACCGGAACTTTGCTAAGCGGAACGATGGTAATCCCAACACCCATTCATTTGTTACCTCACCAGAGCTCACAACTGCTCTGGCGATTGCCGGAACACTAAAGTTTAATCCGCTGACGGACAAGCTGAAGAATGAAGACGGAGAAGAAGTAATGCTTGAAGAGCCACAGGGTATCGAGCTGCCTCCCAATGGGTTCGGGGTAGAAGACGCTGGTTATCAAGCCCCAGCAGAAGACGGTAGCGATGTTGATGTAGTTGTGAAAGATGATTCGGAGCGATTACAAATTTTAACTCCCTTTGACGGTTGGGATGGCGACAATATCACCGGAATGCGCTTACTACTAAAGGCCTACGGAAAGTGTACGACCGACCATATTTCTATGGCGGGGCCTTGGTTACGCTTCCGCGGACATTTAGACAATATCTCCAACAACTGCTTTATCGGAGCGATCAATGCGTACAATAAAGAGGCGAATAAGGTAAAGAACCAGTTAACCGGAGAGTACGGTGAAGTTCCCGCTACGGCACGAGCCTACAAAGCTGAAGGCATTCCGCAGATTGTAGTAGGTGACGATAACTACGGCGAAGGCTCTTCCCGGGAACATGCGGCAATGGAACCCCGTCATTTAGGTGTTCGGGTGGTGTTAGTAAAATCCTTTGCTCGTATCCACGAAACTAACTTGAAGAAGCAGGGCGTTCTGGGTTTAACATTTGCTAACCCCGAAGATTACGATAAAGTACAAGAAGATGATACAGTAGAAACTGTAGACCTCGACCAATTTGCACCCGGTAAGCAAATCACGCTGAAGTTTACCCACGCAGATGGTTCAGAAGACCTAATTAAGACGAATCATACCTACAATGAAAACCAAATTGAGTGGTTCAAATCCGGCTCTGCCCTTAATCTAATCCGTAAGCTGGAAGGTAAGTCTTAA
- a CDS encoding alpha/beta fold hydrolase produces MKNLLLMLGMYLMSHFASAQDYSERLTTENKSFKSASGTVVNATVGSLKVPENRNNPDSEEISIHFVQLKSTNSEPDVPLIYLEGGPGLSCTWQADDSHYLEQWLPFLEVSDVILLDQRGTGAGTERVLYIHQEGIPTDILADEAARESYSEKMGQAALDDFKQRGVDLLGYTTLESAQDIDDLRQALSYDQFSLYGFSYGTHLGQAYIKYFGSHVKNAVLVGVEGLNHTFKLPSAMDTQFQKIALMAQADPKIRAVVPDLTDLYQRVVHSLDENPAEVEVSSPLTGESMKMKVGSFGLNMILRIDIGDASDILVFPRLLYSIDQGNYAMLQWFIQKRIEGFYVEHGMNATMDIASGGSPSRLARVEEELAVSPFRDILEASMSTDWPHPDLGEEFREPLVSNVRTLFMSGTLDFNTPPYQAEEVRWGFSNSSHIIVDNAGHEQILTHPEATPTVIRFLKGGNIDDVALFYPPIEFIPVKGKAGDVSHPSIQSSE; encoded by the coding sequence ATGAAAAATCTATTGCTAATGTTGGGTATGTATCTAATGAGTCATTTTGCTAGTGCCCAAGACTATTCCGAGCGCCTAACGACCGAGAATAAGTCCTTCAAATCTGCCTCAGGAACAGTGGTGAACGCTACCGTCGGAAGTCTAAAGGTGCCGGAAAATCGCAACAATCCTGATTCAGAAGAAATTTCCATTCATTTTGTGCAACTAAAGAGCACCAATTCTGAACCGGACGTTCCGCTCATTTATCTGGAGGGGGGACCTGGACTAAGCTGTACTTGGCAGGCGGATGATTCGCATTATCTGGAACAATGGCTGCCCTTTTTGGAAGTGAGTGATGTAATTCTGCTCGATCAGCGGGGAACAGGTGCTGGGACGGAACGAGTGCTGTATATCCATCAAGAAGGTATTCCGACGGATATTCTCGCCGATGAAGCGGCAAGAGAAAGCTATTCTGAGAAAATGGGTCAGGCTGCTTTAGATGATTTTAAGCAACGAGGGGTTGATTTACTCGGGTATACTACGCTAGAAAGTGCCCAGGATATTGATGATCTGCGTCAAGCTTTATCCTACGACCAATTTTCATTGTATGGCTTCAGCTACGGAACCCACTTGGGACAAGCCTACATCAAGTATTTTGGTTCGCACGTAAAAAACGCAGTACTGGTTGGTGTAGAAGGACTCAATCATACTTTCAAGCTGCCTTCGGCAATGGATACGCAGTTTCAGAAGATTGCCCTAATGGCTCAGGCTGACCCGAAGATAAGAGCGGTAGTACCCGACCTAACGGACTTGTACCAGCGAGTGGTTCATTCTCTAGACGAGAACCCAGCGGAGGTAGAAGTTAGTTCACCGCTTACGGGTGAGTCTATGAAGATGAAGGTGGGTTCCTTTGGGCTGAATATGATTTTACGCATTGACATTGGCGATGCTTCTGATATTCTGGTTTTTCCTCGGCTGCTGTACAGCATTGATCAGGGTAATTACGCTATGTTGCAATGGTTTATCCAAAAACGCATTGAGGGCTTCTACGTAGAGCATGGCATGAACGCCACAATGGATATAGCATCGGGGGGGAGTCCAAGCCGATTAGCCCGAGTAGAGGAGGAACTAGCCGTAAGCCCATTTCGGGATATTCTGGAGGCTTCCATGAGTACCGATTGGCCCCATCCTGATTTGGGCGAAGAATTTCGGGAGCCATTGGTTAGCAATGTGCGTACCTTGTTTATGAGTGGTACGCTGGATTTTAACACGCCACCTTACCAAGCCGAAGAAGTTCGCTGGGGGTTCTCCAACAGCAGCCACATCATTGTTGATAATGCCGGGCACGAACAGATACTCACCCATCCGGAAGCAACTCCTACCGTTATTCGCTTTTTAAAAGGAGGGAATATAGATGACGTAGCTTTATTTTATCCACCCATAGAATTTATACCCGTGAAAGGGAAAGCCGGAGATGTGTCTCATCCGTCAATACAGTCGTCAGAATAA
- a CDS encoding LytR/AlgR family response regulator transcription factor: MSTQNRINCLVVDDEPLAARLLTRHIDQFAQLNLVATCENALEAFDILQKESVDLLFLDIQMPGIDGLRFARSLQHPPSIIFTTAYRDYAVESYELDVVDYLLKPITIDRFLKSITKYLGRTSNRAREYPKETATDGEASFMYVNTNRKFVKIQFDDVLYVESLKDYVKIHLRDQDILTKEKISEFEQKLPVYFLRIHRSYIVNSNKVSAYTMHDIEIDGKEIPIGVSYKKEVVKFLRQTSTR; encoded by the coding sequence ATGAGTACCCAGAATAGAATTAATTGCCTAGTGGTAGATGATGAGCCATTGGCAGCTAGGTTGTTAACGAGGCACATCGATCAATTCGCGCAGTTGAATCTGGTGGCAACCTGCGAAAACGCGCTGGAAGCGTTTGATATACTACAGAAGGAATCCGTAGATTTACTATTTCTGGATATTCAGATGCCGGGCATCGACGGCCTCCGATTCGCCCGATCACTACAACATCCCCCTAGCATTATTTTTACCACCGCCTACCGCGATTATGCGGTAGAGAGCTACGAACTGGATGTGGTAGACTATTTACTCAAGCCGATCACTATTGACCGTTTCCTAAAATCCATCACTAAATATCTAGGACGAACTAGTAATCGAGCCCGTGAATACCCCAAAGAAACTGCTACCGATGGCGAAGCATCGTTCATGTACGTAAACACGAACCGCAAATTCGTGAAGATACAATTTGACGATGTGTTGTATGTCGAGAGCCTAAAGGATTACGTGAAAATTCACCTTCGGGATCAAGATATTCTAACCAAGGAAAAAATCAGCGAGTTTGAGCAGAAGCTACCCGTCTACTTCCTCCGTATCCATCGCTCCTACATTGTCAATAGCAATAAAGTCTCGGCCTACACCATGCATGATATTGAGATCGACGGCAAGGAAATTCCTATCGGAGTATCTTATAAAAAAGAGGTGGTTAAGTTTTTAAGGCAAACTAGCACTCGCTAA
- a CDS encoding sensor histidine kinase, translated as MGEENHIVDRVFQHRWLPHFLFWVVFLLMAPFTSDRGLEKAGEAFLIRTIALPTKMMATYLLVYYQIPQLLQKKKYLEFILSFVVSVVVFTILARYTTIHIAERLTDPDEVPESLGQIIREYEFTLGYFGRIYPLAFLFLFFKMIKDRGIEKQKIEILKQEKANAELNFLKAQIHPHFLFNTLNNLYALTLEKSDEAPEVVAKLAEMLDYMLYRCQDEKVPISQEIALLEHYTDLEKLRYGDRLTLNFTYSVDNPQTPIAPLILISIVENAFKHGVSSVVGPAAVSISLEVLNGRLDFNVINSKPIATEADPMNYKKGIGVQNAQRQLDLLYPNQYAWRTEEHAETYEVHLSL; from the coding sequence ATGGGAGAGGAAAACCATATTGTCGATCGAGTCTTTCAACATCGTTGGTTACCGCATTTTTTGTTTTGGGTTGTATTTCTGCTGATGGCTCCGTTTACGTCAGACCGAGGCTTAGAGAAAGCGGGAGAAGCTTTTCTTATCCGAACAATAGCTTTGCCTACGAAGATGATGGCAACGTACCTCCTGGTTTATTATCAAATTCCCCAACTCTTACAGAAGAAAAAGTACCTAGAATTCATTCTTAGTTTTGTAGTCAGCGTAGTAGTATTTACCATTCTGGCTCGCTATACCACCATCCACATCGCCGAAAGGCTAACTGATCCGGATGAGGTGCCGGAATCGCTGGGGCAAATTATTCGTGAATATGAGTTTACCCTAGGGTACTTTGGCCGGATATATCCATTAGCTTTTCTCTTCCTTTTCTTCAAAATGATCAAAGACCGAGGAATAGAAAAACAAAAGATTGAGATACTCAAACAGGAAAAAGCGAATGCCGAACTCAATTTTCTAAAAGCTCAGATTCATCCCCACTTTCTCTTCAACACCCTCAATAATCTATACGCGCTTACTTTAGAGAAATCAGATGAGGCCCCCGAAGTGGTTGCCAAACTGGCGGAGATGCTAGACTATATGCTCTACCGTTGCCAGGACGAAAAAGTACCCATCAGCCAGGAAATCGCGCTGTTGGAACACTATACTGACTTAGAAAAATTACGGTACGGGGATCGGCTTACGTTAAACTTCACGTATTCCGTTGATAATCCGCAAACCCCGATCGCTCCGCTTATTTTAATTTCTATTGTGGAAAATGCTTTTAAACATGGGGTTAGCAGCGTGGTCGGCCCGGCAGCAGTTAGCATATCGTTGGAAGTGCTAAACGGTAGGTTGGATTTTAATGTAATCAACAGCAAACCAATCGCCACGGAAGCTGATCCGATGAATTACAAAAAGGGAATTGGCGTACAAAATGCTCAACGTCAGCTAGATTTGCTGTACCCTAATCAGTATGCGTGGCGCACGGAAGAACACGCTGAAACCTACGAAGTACATTTGAGCCTATGA